The sequence below is a genomic window from Pseudorca crassidens isolate mPseCra1 chromosome 20, mPseCra1.hap1, whole genome shotgun sequence.
TCATGGATGACCGTGAACAGCAGATGACGGATCTGAGGTTTATCCCACAGGGCAGGACTTTGAAACCATCTTCActgcacacacagaaaaatgacaGTATTCCTACACACACAGGAAGGTAACTGGAGAGACGGCTTGGCACCCAAAGCAGCTTATATCTTGGCAAACTTGTAACCCATTCAGGAAGCTTTGCTGTGGAAGGTGATGCAGTGGAGAGCTTCCCACATGGAGAGATACAATCAGATTCGGGCTGTGGAAAGAGCCTGCTGGAAGCTGgtgtggaaaagaaaacaattgtgtgtgtgtgtgtgtgtgtgtgtgtgtgtggtgtgtgtgtggtgtgtgtggtgtgtgtgtggtgtgtgtatgtgtgtggtctgggatgtgtgtgtatgtgtgtggtcttggatgtgtgtggtatgtgttatgtgtgtggtgtgtgtatgtgtgtggtgtgtgtctgtacgtgatgtgtgtatgtgtgtggtctgggatgtgtgtggtgtgtgtatgtgtgtggtctgggatgtgtgtggtgtgtgtatgtgtgtggtctgggatgtgtgtgatgtgtgtggtctgggatgtgtgtggtgtgtgtatgtgtgtggtctgggatgtgtgtggtatgtgtgtgctgtgtgtatgtgtgtggtgtgtggtatgtgtgtgctATGTGTattatgtgtgtggtgtgtgtatgtacgtgGTGTGTGTAGATGTGTGGCCTTCgacgtgtgtggtgtgtgtatgtgtgtggtctgggatgtgtgtggtgtgtgtatgtgtgtggtctgggatgtgtgtggtatgtgggatgtgtgtggtgtgtgtatgtgtgtggtgtgtgtatgtgtgtggtgtgtgtatgtatgcggTCTGTGTAGATGTGTGGTCTgggatgtgtgtggtgtgtgtatgtgtgtgtaatgaAAGCAGGAAGGGGTCAGGAAGGAGACCCCTGCTGGAATCCAGGTGACAGGTGATGTGGGCTCGCATAAGGTAACAAAGGTGGAGAAGATGGAGAAGAGGTGGTTGTAAGTAAAACCAACAGGGCTGACGACTGGTGGGAtgtggaaggagaagggagggagaaacgGATGCCGGGCAAGTGGCCAGCCGTACGCTCAGGACACAGAAAATGCGATAGAGGCTGAGGGTCTGGAAAAGGCAGCCTCACAAGCTGGCCTTGGAGTCAGACGTGAACAGGTGGAGGGAAACAGCATGTGTGAAGGCACAGAGGTGGGCACGGGCAGGTGTCCCTCCTGGGCTGCGTGGGAgaggaacaggcaagaagagatgCCATGTGGGAATGTGAAGCTGGAGCCTCCCCGCCCCAAGCATCCAGGGACCACTGAGTCCTGAGAGCAACTTGACCCTGACTGCTTTGGCTCTGAGGAGCAATCCACATCCTCAGCTCAGCTGTCCTCTCTCTGAGATGGGCTTGAGTGGGGTATGGAGGGCAGCAGGAGCCTTCTAGAAGCTTCGCCAGATGACCTGAATAGCTTTATGTTCATCAGGGGCCTCCATCTGGGTCCCAGAATGAAGAGCTGTTCCTGGACAGCCCCAGAGTTTGCCCTTTAGCATCTGGTCATTTGGGGGGATTCAGCAGTCACCCACCCCGTCCCTCCCAGCTCTTTCAGAACTCAGGTTTCTCTTCGATGCTGTGCCACTGTGGGGAGGCTTCCTCGGGCACTGCAGGACGGTGATGTGGATCCGCAAGTGAACCATGAGGGCTGAGGTGCGGCTGAAGGCCTTCCCACAGTCGCTGCACTTGTAGGGCTCCTCCCCCGTGGGGACCCTCTGGTGCTCGATGAGGGACGAGCTCTGTGCAAAGGCATTTGGACAAACCTGACACTGATAGGGCTTCTCTCCGGAGTGGATTCTCAGGTGCTGGATCAGAGCCAAGCAGTTGCTGAAGGCTCGGCCACAGGCGTGGCACCTGTAGGGCTTCTATCCTGTGCGGATGCGCAGGTGCTGGGTCAGGTGGGTGCTCTGGCTGAAGGCCTTGCCGCACTCCTCGCACACACAGGGCTTCTCCCCGGTGTGCATCCTCTGGCGCTGGGTCAGGTGGGTGAGCCAGCTTAAGGCCTTCCCGCACTCCTTGCATTCATGGGGCTTGGCCCCTGTGTGGACCACCTGGTGCTGGGCCAGGTGTGCACTCCggctgaaggctttcccacactcaCTGCAGGTGTGGGGCATCTTCCGAGCATGGCTCTTCCGGTGGGCCTCCAGGGCCAAGGGGCTCCGGAACGTCTTCCAATACTCACCACTCTTGGAGGGCTTCCTCCCCAAGTACGTGCCTGGAGGCTCTGTGCCATAACCATCCAGTGGATccactttctctctggaaagagtCTCCTCTTGGGAGGTGAAGTCTGGTCACATGTTGGGACTGTCCCCCAAAGCACCAGCTTCACAGCCGGGCTGGTCTGTGAGGGCGCCCTTGTGAAGCCCTGAAGTTTTCCTGAAATCCATCTCTTGGGTGACAGACTTTGTCCACATCTTCGCTGAGAGTCCGGCCTGCCTCTCTGAGCTGCCCTCAGGTTCGCAGGCATCACCAAAGGTGGGTCCTGGGGAAAGCTCTCCTACCAGGGTTTCAGTGGCCCTGACTCGTCCGAATTGCTCTGCTTACAGCTCGCCTCTGAGAGCTCAGATCCCAGCACCAGCCTGCAACAATCTGAACCACAGTGTCACCACTTTTTCCATACCAGGCCTCCCCTCTCTGCTGGGCCCTGGCCTCACTCTGAAAGGGGAGATGTGGGCCACTCCTGATATTTGGCCCCATTTCCAAAGGAGGGTTTCTCATTTGGTGTCTTGGATGACAAAAGGGCACAGTGCTGTCCTCCCACACCATCAAAACCGGTGTCACACACACAGacggccaataggcacatgaaaagatgcttgtcatcgctaattattagagaaatgtaaatccaaattacaatgagatatcacctcacaccagtcagaatagccatcatcaaaaagtctacaaataagaaatgctggagagggtgtggagaaaagggaaccctcctatactgttggtgggaatgtaaattggtgcagccgctatggaaaacagtgtggaggttcttcaaaaaactaaaaatagtgttgccatatgatcctgtaatcccactcctgggcatatatccagacaaaactataattcaaaaagatacccctatgttcatagcagctgtaTTCataatagacaagacatggaagcaacctaaatgtccatcaacagatgaatggataaagaagatgtggtacatatataccacatctggTATTATATATACTGAATATACTGGTATTCCATACCagtaataatggaatattactcagccataaaaaagaacgaaataatgccatttgcagcaacatggatgcacctagagattatcatactaagtgaagtaagtcagaaagagaatgacaaataccatatgatatcactgggagtttggcattagcagatgcaaactattatatatagaatggataaacaacaaggtcctactgcataacacagggaactatattcaatattctgggataaaccataatgcaaaagaattttaaaaagattgtatgtgacttccctggtggcgcagtggttaagaatccacctgccaatgcaggggacatgggtttgttccctggtccaggaagatcccacatactgcggagcaactaagcccatgtgccacaactactgagcctgcgctttagagcccgcgagccacaactactgagcccacgtgccacaactactgaagcccgtgcgcctagagcctgtgctccgcaacaagagaagccaccgcaatgagaagcccacgcaccacaacgaagagtagctcctgctctccacaactaaagaaagcctgcgcgtagcaatgaagacccaatgcagccaaaaataaataaataaacaaacaaataaatttatatatataaaaaagcatGTATACACGTGTATAattgaatcgctttgctgtacagcagaaattaacacaacattgtaaattaactatacttcaattaagaaaaaacaaaaacctgcatCACATGTTTCCATCCACTCCTCAAACCACCCACTGCAAACTCTCCATTCTTTAAGGCTCCTGATTTTGTCACAAGTGTCAGGAGGAAAACCCTGAGGTTGAATGGATCTGaaagagagtgagggagagagtgagagagcgaGCACGCCAGGCGCCTATGTGCCTGCTCCCTTGGGCAGGCCTGAGCTCTGTCCGTGCCACCTGGACCTGGATGCATctgcagatgctcagtaaataccgGCTGAATGAGGGAATCAATCCAGGATGCAGTAGACTCTACTTTGAACCCCAAGTAGACAGCTGCtgctgtgggtgggtgggtgatgcCTCCACCGGGCCTCCCTGAGCCCCCGGGAAGCCTGAGGCCTGCTCTTTATAATGTGCTGTGAAGGCAGAGCATGGCTGAGCGGCAGCTGGAGATTGGCTTGTGTACGAGGTAGAAGCATTCCTGAACGGACCTGCCCTTGACGGGTACACAGTGCACCTTAGGACGCCTGACTGGACATCGTTTACTGGACAGATTCCAGGAAGTGGGGGGGGGTGGCCGGAATAACTGCTGGTTAAGTCCACAATGGGGCCCCAGCTCTGCCGCTCGCCAGCTCCAAGGGTTGGGTAGTCTTGCCCTTGTTTGGGccgcagttttctcatctgcaagagGGGGATGCTATTCTGCTtgcctcccagggctgctggccACTGTTAGGCTCTTGTTCTGTGCTCGGCTCCAAGTGCAATGGGTAACTCCCATTGCCTCGTTTCAGCTTCATTCTGCTCTCAGAAAGGggcactttgggcttccctggtggcgcagtggttgagaatctacctgcaaatgtaggggacacgggtttgagccctggtctgagaagatcccacatgctgcggagcaactaggcccgtgagccacaattactgagcctgcgcgtctggagcctgtgccctgcaacaagagaggctgcgatagtcaGAGGctcgcgcaccacgatgaagagtggcccccacttgccgcaattagagaaagccctcacacagaaacgaagacccaacacagccataaattaattaattaattaaattaaaaaaaaaaagaatgatccatgctttaaaaaaaaaaagaaaggggcacTTTGACAACTGGGTTTCAGGCAAGGAAACTTGAGGCCCAGCTGAGGGGAGGTCTTAAGTAATTGGTACAAGACCACATGACTaattcagagaggttgagtaacttgtacaaggtcacacagttagctAGTGGTCAAGTCGGGATTTTAGCTCTAGAATCTCCTCCTCCTCTAGACCCACAGGTGTTCCCTAAGTTCCTCCACCTCCCTAGCCACATGCTGGGTCCCGACCACCCTTTTTTCCTCTATTCCAGAAACACTGCACCACCTGCTCTTCCCAGAATGCACCAGTGCATACCATACCCAAGGGGCCTCTGCCTCTCAccagtccctctgcctggagtgtgGTTCTTTCTTGCTGTTTCAGTGCCATTTTGCATTTTCCCTGAAGACTCTCTTGACCCTACAGAAGGGTGGGGCTGCGCCCTCCCTCCTACCCAGTCCGTGTCTCGGCATAGCTGATGGGGCCAAGGGAGCGCATCTGACAAGCTCTTTCAGAAAGGTTCGTTTCTCAGGGAGCAGAACAAATTTTCCTAACAGCTCCAGTTACCACGTGTCTGATTCGTGCAGGCACCGTTTCACAGGCCGCATAGACTGCCTTGTTCACACCTCTCGATGACACTGAGGTAAGTATTAGGACTACAATCCCCGTTTTActgacagggaaactgaggcacaaaagaaACACACGGCCAGGAGGCGGCAGAGCAGTGGTTGGACGTACCAAGC
It includes:
- the ZSCAN22 gene encoding LOW QUALITY PROTEIN: zinc finger and SCAN domain-containing protein 22 (The sequence of the model RefSeq protein was modified relative to this genomic sequence to represent the inferred CDS: inserted 1 base in 1 codon; deleted 1 base in 1 codon; substituted 2 bases at 2 genomic stop codons), with product MESEGLTPSRAWTDRRTDRVWNSVPVRGLLTDQLYPFPRLQPSHISLEVCCPMAIPKSLVSPVPWEQDDFLQVKVEHEEASFSQVQESNFGHTSHPEAACLRFRHFCYEKASNPREALARLCELCRQWLRPEVRSKEQMLELLVLEQFLGALPPEIQTWLWAQCPESGEEAVVLVEDLTQALDKRGWLVLGSELSEASCKQSNSDESXATETLVGELSPGPTFGDACEPEGSSERQAGLSAKMWTKSVTQEMDFRKTSGLHKGALTDQPGCEAGALGDSPNMXPDFTSQEETLSREKVDPLDGYGTEPPGTYLGRKPSKSGEYWKTFRSPLALEAHRKSHARKMPHTCSECGKAFSRSAHLAQHQVVHTGAKPHECKECGKALSWLTHLTQRQRMHTGEKPCVCEECGKAFSQSTHLTQHLRIRTGXKPYRCHACGRAFSNCLALIQHLRIHSGEKPYQCQVCPNAFAQSSSLIEHQRVPTGEEPYKCSDCGKAFSRTSALMVHLRIHITVLQCPRKPPHSGTASKRNLSSERAGRDGVGDC